One Streptosporangium becharense genomic window, GTTTCCGGGCGGCCGGGGCGAACCGCCCGTCACGTGGTCACCCGTCCGGCGACGATCGCGCGGATGGCGGGCAGGTCGTCGACGAGCGTCCGCAGTGGCGTGCGGTAGGCGAGGCCGCTGACGCTGACGGCGCCGCTGGGCACGGTGGGCGAGGTGAGGTAGGCGGGTACGGCCACGCAGTTGACGCCCGGCTCGTTCTCCTGGTCGTCGACGCCGTAACCCAGCTCGCGGATGCGTACGAGCTCGGCGTGCAACTCCTCGGCCGTGCCGACGGAACGCTCCGTCGGCCGCTCCAGCCGCCGCTGTCCCACCCAGTCGCGGACCGCCTCCTCGTCCCGGAGCGCCTGGGCGAGCAGCACCTTCCCGACGGCGGTGCAGTGGGCCGGGTTCCGGCCGCCGACGACCGAGGTCAGCCGGACGGCCCCGGCGGGCGGATCGAGCTTGGAACGGTAGACGACCGAGAACCCGTCCAGTACCGCGTAGTGCACCGTCTCGCTGTAGCGGTCGCAGAGCGCCTCCAGGATCGGGACGACCCGGACGTGGTCCGGCCGGGCCTCATGGTGGGCGAAGGCCATCCGGAGGAACTCGTCGCCGAGCACGTAGCGCCCGTGGCCGTTCCGCGCCGCGAACCCGGCGCGGCGGAGCGACGCCAGGGCACGGTGGACCGTCGGCTTGGGGCTGGCCACCGCGCGCGCCATGTCCTCCAGCCCGATCCCGTCGGGGTGCCGCGCCAGTTCGGCCAGCACCGCCAGCACGCGGTCGGACCCGACGAGCCTGGACTCGGCTTCCGCCTCCGGACCCCCGAGATGGGCCGCCGGTTCAGTCATGTTCCGAAAGTTAGACCATCG contains:
- a CDS encoding IclR family transcriptional regulator, with protein sequence MTEPAAHLGGPEAEAESRLVGSDRVLAVLAELARHPDGIGLEDMARAVASPKPTVHRALASLRRAGFAARNGHGRYVLGDEFLRMAFAHHEARPDHVRVVPILEALCDRYSETVHYAVLDGFSVVYRSKLDPPAGAVRLTSVVGGRNPAHCTAVGKVLLAQALRDEEAVRDWVGQRRLERPTERSVGTAEELHAELVRIRELGYGVDDQENEPGVNCVAVPAYLTSPTVPSGAVSVSGLAYRTPLRTLVDDLPAIRAIVAGRVTT